In the genome of Deltaproteobacteria bacterium, the window TCCGCGAACGCTACGGAACCGAAGCGTCAAGGGTCGGCCTGATGTCGGCCGCACTGAGCTCTTTAGGCGCGCTTTTAGTGGGCGGAGGTGTCATCTTGGTCATCGCCCACAACTGGAGCGAGTTCCCACGGGCCGCCCGGGCCGCTCTGTCCTTCCTGCCCCTTGCTTCCGCCATTGCCCTTACCGCCTTTGCCGTCTGGACGGGAAGGCGTTCTGCGGCCTGGCGGGAGGGGCTCGGCATCTTTTACACACTGTCCTCGGCTGCGTCCATCGCCCTGGTGAGCCAGACCTATAACATCCAGGGGAGCGGCGAGTCCTTCCTCTTCGCTTGGGCCCTGTTCGCCCTGCCGGTGGTCTACCTACTCGATTCGGCCGGCGCTTCCGTCGTATGGCTGGGGACCCTGTCAGCCTGGTTTGCCGTCCGCTTCTCGATGGCGGCGCCATGGGCGTGGTTCGCTTTTGCGGCGGCCTTCGTCCCCTGGCTGGGATGGCGCCTGTTGCGGTTTCTGGAACTCCCCTCGACGGCGCTCGCGGCCTGGGCGGGTTTCTTGTCACTTTTGATCGCGGCGGCGGCCCTGTTCCAGGGCCTCGGAGGGGTCTGGAGCCTCACCGGGCTGGCGGCTCTCCTCGCCGGGATGCACCTCACCGGGGAGGTCCTTTCAGGACACCTTGCTTCGTCCTGGAAGAATCCGGCCCTTGTCCTTGGC includes:
- a CDS encoding DUF2157 domain-containing protein, translated to MNRRAFVQHLKKELPALVADGVIDDASAERLRERYGTEASRVGLMSAALSSLGALLVGGGVILVIAHNWSEFPRAARAALSFLPLASAIALTAFAVWTGRRSAAWREGLGIFYTLSSAASIALVSQTYNIQGSGESFLFAWALFALPVVYLLDSAGASVVWLGTLSAWFAVRFSMAAPWAWFAFAAAFVPWLGWRLLRFLELPSTALAAWAGFLSLLIAAAALFQGLGGVWSLTGLAALLAGMHLTGEVLSGHLASSWKNPALVLGRFGSLALLLTITYPDVWRWTLRHGGHRLEWAAIGWVFFALFSAGWMAALWVGWTRRARQGFVLGAMPLAILAIGQASSTLGTKGAALAFDLYGLTVGAYYLCRSTATRSLADLNLGMGLIAVLAILRFFDSNMGILARGLTFIAIGTAFLVVNRFLARRWEREAGT